From the genome of Cytophagales bacterium WSM2-2:
TTCATGAAATACATGCTGCCATGATCTACAACTTTATGAAGTATGTACAGTGGCCGGAAGATGCAAGTACCACTGAATTTGTAGTGGGTGTTCTGGGCGAGGATAATGTTTTTAATACGCTGAAAAGCTATTATGATGGTAAGCCCAAGGGCACGAAAAAATTTGTCATTAAAAAATTAAACGATGCATCCGAAGCGGTGACTTGTGCGGTGGTGTATATCGGCAAAAACAAAAGCAAAGACTTTGATAATGTAAAAAATGCGATTGCCGGTAAATCCATTCTCACTATCACGGACAGTTTTAACCTGGGTAAGAAAGGAAGCTGCATCAACCTGAAAGTAGTTGATGACAAACTCAAATTTGAAATCAACCAAGCTTCAATTAACCAGGCTTCGCTGAAAGTGGCAGGGCAGTTGACGAGCATGGCTATTATTATTTAAGATTTAGGTTATTTGAACTTTTGCGTTTAGAATTTCGTACTTAAAAAACTTAACACTTCAATATCGATGTAGATTTTATCTGGACGTAATAAAAGTTGGTATGGGAATGGGGGATAATATGATAAAATCGGAGAACCTGCTTCAGGAACTCTTTGAAGATTCCGGGGCGATTGTATTGATTACGGATGGAGACTATAACATCAGGTATTGCTCTTCATCCATTCAGCATGTTTTAGGTTTCAGGCCAATTTCTATCATTGGCAAAAACGCATTTGAATTCGCACCCTCGTCTATTCGCGATCAGTGGAAAGACTGCCTCGATCAGGTCGGCACATCAGCCAAAACTGAAATCCAACTCAAGTCCACCTGGGGTGAAGAAAAATACTTTGATGTAACTGTAGCCAACCGGATTGCCAGTCATGAAATACACGGGCTGGTCATCATGCTCCACGACATTACTTCTCGGAAAAATGAGACCATCGAACTCGCCAGGAAAAAAGATCACCTGGATCAGTTCATCTTCAAGACTACACATGATCTGCGTTCACCCATTCATTCGGCTATGGGGTTGCTGAATTTGCTGGAAAAGGCAAACGAAGAACAACGGGGAATTTATCTTCAGATGACACGCAATACACTTCTTAAACTGGAATCACTTATTGAAGAAGTAAATCATCTTTACAAAGTAGATAGGATGGCGGTGAAAAAGGAAAAAGTGGATTTGAAGAAATTGCTGGAAGAGGAAATTGAAGTGCTTAAGAATCACCCACTGGCTGGAAATATCCATTTTGAAATTGAATTTGCTGAAGAAGCAGAACTTTTTTCTGACGAACTGCGGGTCCGGACAATCCTCGGCAATATCCTATCCAATGCTGTAAAATATTCCGATTCTAAAAAATCGAAATCCTATATCGCCATAAATGCTCGAGTAGAGGAAGAGCACCTCAAAGTTTCTATTTCTGACAACGGGATTGGTATCGCCAAGGAAAGCATCGACCACATTTTCGACATCTTCTACCGCGCAACATCCGAAGGTGAGGGAACGGGACTTGGGCTGCATATTGTAAAAGACACCATTACCCGACTTCACGGAATGATCAACGTTCAGTCAGAACTGGGTGAAGGGACCAGGTTTGAAGTTTCCATCCCTAACCTCATTTTTTCTGCCCCGGAGGATGTACTTTCGGAGGATGAAAAAAAAGCAATTCACTGATCAACTAGGCCGGCTCATCGAAATCAATTTTCCGCCACAGCGGATCATCTCACTCGTTCCTTCACAAACAGAATTGCTTTTTGATCTCGGAGTTGCTGACAGAATCATTGGTGTCACAAAGTTCTGCATACATCCAGCAGAATCTAAGTCCAAACCGAAAGTGGGTGGCACAAAGAATTTTCATTTTGACACGATCGCCAATCTGAAGCCGGATTTGATCATTGGCAACAAGGAAGAAAATGAAGAGTCAGGAATAAAACAGCTCTCAGAAAAATATCCTGTGTGGATGAGCGATATCCTTGACTGGAGTGGTGCAATGCAAATGATCGAAGAAGTTGGAAATCTGATTGCGAAGGACGCGAAGGCAAAAGAACTGATCGAAGAAATTCAGAACCGCTTTAAGAAAATAAAACCACTTAACCCTCAAAAAGTACTCTACCTGATCTGGAAAAAACCATGGATGGCGGCAGGCAAGAATACATTTATCGATACCATGCTCACCAAGGCTGGACTCGTGAACTGCCTTGACGAAGCCCGATATCCGGAATTGACTATCGAAAAAATTAGAATACTGGCACCGGAAGTCATTTTGCTTTCGTCAGAACCGTTTCCGTTTAAAGAAAAACACATTGAGGAGCTACAAGCCGTTTTACCTGCTTCGAAAATCGTTTTAGTAGATGGTGAAATGTTTTCATGGTACGGCAGCCGGTTACTGCATGTGCCCGACTATTTTGCTTCGCTTAATTTGTAGCCGACTGACTTCATGTCCTCCCAGAATCCGGGATAAGATTTATTCACAACCTCGGGAGCGAGGATAGTGACGTCTGCGAGTGCCGCCCAGGGTGCAAAACCCATTGCCATCCGGTGGTCGTGGTAGGTTTCAATTGGACTCGAAAGTTTCGACACGTCTCCGGGAGTCAATGTCCAGGCTCCGGCAGATTCCTCAAGCATCGCCCCGATTTTTTTCAATTCGTTTTGCAAGGCTGCAATCCGGTCGGTCTCCTTGATTCGAAGGCTTTCCATTCCTGTGAATCTTCCTGATATTCCTTTCGCGGCACAAACAGGCAATACAGTCTGGGCCAGGTCGGGGCAGTTCTTGAAATCCCAGGTGATATCCTTTGCCGAATCACCCTTTGTCAATTCTAATGAAGAATTCTTAAAGTCAGATTTTACACCCAGGTGCGTCATCAATTCAACGACAACCCTGTCACCTTGAAGGGATTTTTCTGAAACG
Proteins encoded in this window:
- a CDS encoding iron ABC transporter; its protein translation is MKKKQFTDQLGRLIEINFPPQRIISLVPSQTELLFDLGVADRIIGVTKFCIHPAESKSKPKVGGTKNFHFDTIANLKPDLIIGNKEENEESGIKQLSEKYPVWMSDILDWSGAMQMIEEVGNLIAKDAKAKELIEEIQNRFKKIKPLNPQKVLYLIWKKPWMAAGKNTFIDTMLTKAGLVNCLDEARYPELTIEKIRILAPEVILLSSEPFPFKEKHIEELQAVLPASKIVLVDGEMFSWYGSRLLHVPDYFASLNL